One genomic window of Cyprinus carpio isolate SPL01 chromosome A23, ASM1834038v1, whole genome shotgun sequence includes the following:
- the LOC109082699 gene encoding aurora kinase A-interacting protein-like: MFLPRVVSRLNLLSKVSVLGTLQNQSQALCSAVQHHTRFRALQYSNRCFTSAADNKLPPKLWTPLEPELEEVLVPRKLSVSPLESWLSLRYSLPPLLEASPRLEEGEIVGKSMVLPPFAVPLLEDGESSTPLNCKNVLQIRRRKMNRHKYKKLLKRTKFLRRRVKDVRRKKKQAKFERDLARIVRRAGLKRATDGWTAPQVYVRTSQNKRD, translated from the exons ATGTTTCTTCCAAGGGTGGTTTCACGGCTGAACCTGCTTTCCAAAGTGTCTG ttctAGGTACATTGCAGAACCAGAGCCAGGCGTTATGCAGTGCTGTGCAACATCATACCCGTTTCAGAGCTCTTCAGTATTCAAACAGATGCTTCACTTCAGCTGCTGACAACAAACTTCCACCCAAACTATGGACACCTCTTGAGCCAGAGTTAGAGGAGGTTCTTGTGCCCCGTAAGCTATCAGTTTCACCCTTGGAAAGCTGGCTTTCTCTGCGCTACTCTCTGCCCCCATTGCTGGAGGCTTCACCGCGTCTGGAGGAAGGTGAGATTGTGGGAAAATCCATGGTGCTGCCTCCGTTTGCGGTGCCATTACTGGAGGATGGGGAAAGCTCAACACCACTGAACTGCAAGAATGTGCTTCAGATCCGAAGAAGGAAGATGAACAGGCACAAATACAAGAAGCTGCTAAAACGGACAAAGTTCCTGAGGAGGAGAGTGAAAGATGTCAGGCGGAAGAAAAAGCAG GCTAAGTTTGAGAGAGATCTTGCCCGAATCGTTAGGAGAGCTGGACTGAAGAGAGCCACAGATGGATGGACAGCACCCCAAGTCTATGTCAGAACGAGTCAGAATAAAAGAGAttaa
- the LOC109082695 gene encoding matrix remodeling-associated protein 8-like — MSVVQTSRRQIFCFLSLVDETFEVREQFSEKTVSSRTRINKYLHHFSDMFLVLYIWSALILPCAWAQNDQPSVVVEAKNITVPAGTDVLLPCHNQRMVWRQDRLRDRQRVVHWDLIRKQPDYTVERILDMSSGGTERLYNDYNRGRITISKDAFSDGNFSLVINNVDMNDKGFYTCNLHHHYCKVHQSIQIQLNVTKSPRKEKRVWVGNKSVLVVLVGKSVVLPCMNRRQLWTDSQRDEGQQQVVHWDWQAPGVTRDRADRLIDMYASGENRQYGPLFLRNKMNISTDAFSMGDFSLSVHNIQPSDKGLYSCHLHHHYCGLHERRIFRVIVGPSVQPSPPARSSTDAPKTHSSYSVPPADDPNTNIVEVPRILNVILPENQTHLLHQVGYILAIFLLLLLMLIGIIMTTRHCRKKGPEFEVRRSERGRGTSIELDATELQTYNQEDLQLDYRNNIIKERAAANNYPSPKVIDLNREMERMSWK, encoded by the exons ATGTCAGTGGTCCAGACCAGCAGACggcaaatattttgttttctgtcgCTGGTCGACGAAACGTTTGAGGTGAGGGAGCAGTTCTCTGAAAAAACAGTTTCATCGCGCACCAGAATCAACAAATATCTTCACCACTTTTCGGACATGTTTCTTGTGCTATACA TCTGGTCTGCCTTGATCTTACCATGTG CCTGGGCACAAAACGACCAGCCAAGTGTGGTTGTGGAGGCGAAGAACATTACTGTTCCAGCCGGGACAGATGTTCTTCTGCCGTGTCATAACCAGCGGATGGTTTGGAGGCAGGATCGCCTGCGGGACCGTCAGCGTGTCGTGCACTGGGACCTGATCCGGAAACAACCAGATTACACTGTGGAGCGCATTTTAGATATGTCCTCAGGGGGAACAGAGCGCTTGTACAACGACTACAACAGGGGCCGAATTACTATTTCAAAAGACGCCTTCAGTGATGGAAATTTCTCACTTGTTATTAATA ATGTGGACATGAATGATAAAGGTTTCTATACCTGCAACCTACATCACCACTATTGCAAGGTCCACCAGTCCATTCAAATCCAGCTCAATGTCACTAAATCAC CTCGAAAGGAAAAGCGTGTCTGGGTTGGCAATAAATCCGTGCTTGTGGTTCTGGTGGGGAAGAGTGTGGTGCTTCCCTGTATGAACCGCAGACAATTGTGGACAGACAGTCAGAGGGACGAGGGCCAGCAGCAGGTGGTCCACTGGGACTGGCAGGCACCTGGGGTCACCCGTGACCGAGCAGACCGCCTCATCGATATGTATGCCTCTGGAGAGAACCGGCAGTATGGGCCGCTCTTCCTCCGGAATAAGATGAACATCTCAACTGATGCCTTCTCCATGGGAGATTTCTCCCTGAGTGTCCACAACATTCAGCCCTCTGATAAAGGCTTGTATTCCTGCCACCTTCACCATCACTACTGTGGCTTGCATGAAAGACGAATCTTCAGGGTGATCGTCGGCCCTTCTGTCCAGCCTTCGCCTCCAGCGCGCTCCTCTACTGATGCACCAAAAACTCATTCTTCTTATTCTGTCCCACCTGCTGATGACCCaa ATACAAACATAGTTGAAGTGCCTCGCATCCTCAATGTCATCTTGCCTGAGAATCAAACTCACCTCTTGCATCAAGTAGGCTACATCCTGGCAATCTTCCTGCTGCTTCTGTTAATGCTCATTGGCATCATTATGACCACGAGGCACTGCAGAAAAAAAG GGCCTGAGTTTGAGGTTCGAAGGTCTGAGCG GGGGAGGGGGACATCCATTGAGCTTGATGCCACAGAACTGCAAACCTACAATCAAGAAGACTTGCAACTGG ACTACAGGaacaacataataaaagaaaGGGCAGCGGCAAACAACTATCCCTCTCCAAAAGTTATTGATCTAAACAGAG AAATGGAGAGAATGTCATGGAAGTGA